Below is a genomic region from SAR324 cluster bacterium.
GGCTGGCCTTTCGTAGACAAGCGTTGAGTATGCAGGAGATCGAGGTCTTCGCCAAGGAGATCATTGCCAAGCACGCACTCTTCATGTTTGACGCCTGTTTTGCAGGATCCGTGTTCGAGGCAGTTCGTGCGGCTCCCAAGCACATTCAACGGCGCACCCGGGAACCAGTACGCTACTTCATCACCTCCGGTAGTGCCAACCAGGAAGTTCCGGACAACAGCATCTTTCGACAAGCTTTTCTGGAGGCCCTGCGTGGAGAGGTTGATAGTGATCGAGATGGTTACTTCACCGGCAGTGAGCTGGGTGACTACATCTATCGGCGGACGGTCGAGTCGATCCCCAACCTGGATCCCCAATACGGTAAGCTGCAGGATCGAAACCTCAATCGAGGTGATTTTGTCTTTGAAATCCGCCAGCCACGTCAAGCACTTGCCAACGCGCCAGCATCATCCAGAGAAATCGCTGCCCAGGCCTGGGGTATGATTGAGCAATCCGAAGACCCAGCGATTTTCCAAGCTTTCATTAAGAAATTCCCCAACGCTCCGCAACGTCAGTTGGCTGAATTGAAACTGATGATGTTGCCGTCAGCGCCTGTTGAACCGAAGGAAAATTCGTTACCTGAAACTGCCAAAACAGATCAATTAGCATTGAATGAATCAGGTTCGAATGATCGTTATTCTTGGACAGATGTGGTTGTTGAGGACACCGTAAAGAATCTGATCTGGCAACGCCGAGAGATAGGCCAGCAAACGTTTAATGAGGCCAAGGACTATTGTGACCAACTGCAGCTGGATGGATCTAATGGATGGCGGTTACCAGAGATCGCAGAATTACGAGAGTTGAATAGCCAAATCCTTCCCATCTTTTACACGGGGATTTTCCAACATCCGCTAGACACTGATTTCTGGTCAGGTTCTCTGATTGGCTCTCGAGTATGGACGATCAATCTTTGGACAGGTAGAGCCGGAACCATAGATCCTTATCAGGAAGATCTATACACTGTGATGTGTGTCCGAAGTGATGAATCAGGGCCGCCAATCAATAGCTCGCTAAAAGCCCAAGATTTGGGACTCTATCAAAAGATTCAACAAGCGAATACTGAAGTCGTTGGCTGTGGATTCTTTCATGTGGGCTGTTCCGAGAAACCACTGGCCCTTCCCGCGTATCAAGACAGCTTTCACATCAAGGGGTATCGACGGGTTCACCTTTGGGGTAAGGATCGACCCTGGACAGACACTGGATTACTAGTTAACAAGGGAGATCTGGTTTATTTCTATGGAACTGGAGAAGTGAACACTTGCCCTCACAGCAACTGCAACCA
It encodes:
- a CDS encoding caspase family protein, with translation VIGVSKYTNGWRDLPGVENDLRQVSQALEDNGFEVHPVRNPTKDQLKDAIEDFVYRFGAQPDNRVLIYYAGHGHTVELAGERQRGYLVPADAPDPSRDRLAFRRQALSMQEIEVFAKEIIAKHALFMFDACFAGSVFEAVRAAPKHIQRRTREPVRYFITSGSANQEVPDNSIFRQAFLEALRGEVDSDRDGYFTGSELGDYIYRRTVESIPNLDPQYGKLQDRNLNRGDFVFEIRQPRQALANAPASSREIAAQAWGMIEQSEDPAIFQAFIKKFPNAPQRQLAELKLMMLPSAPVEPKENSLPETAKTDQLALNESGSNDRYSWTDVVVEDTVKNLIWQRREIGQQTFNEAKDYCDQLQLDGSNGWRLPEIAELRELNSQILPIFYTGIFQHPLDTDFWSGSLIGSRVWTINLWTGRAGTIDPYQEDLYTVMCVRSDESGPPINSSLKAQDLGLYQKIQQANTEVVGCGFFHVGCSEKPLALPAYQDSFHIKGYRRVHLWGKDRPWTDTGLLVNKGDLVYFYGTGEVNTCPHSNCNQRGPQQLDQGTISYQIGNNQPQTLSRFTKIHFNGGGFQNSDLASTSGFLTLTIRDGDLSTASYKNYED